In the genome of Mytilus edulis chromosome 3, xbMytEdul2.2, whole genome shotgun sequence, one region contains:
- the LOC139516421 gene encoding serine/arginine repetitive matrix protein 2-like isoform X1 has product MPTKKKGRADLSISQLISPKAFTETLQDGETCVFCLSNEDKEEEYGKFIKKCGLQVHYFCMLFASGLCQRGKSEEHGIYGFLPEDIIKEIRRGSRLKCYCCKKKGSTIGCVVGSCSKKFHLGCGRKGGTLHQFFGSFRSFCQDHRPRQMVPISDRLAFYGTANALCAICMNSVEARASNETLRAPCCRNSWFHRSCIQKHASTAGLYFFKCPLCNNKEMFQNEMLEFGIHIPDQDAAWETEPNAYNELMERYMHCDALLCRCPNGRKYNRDGGKWEITTCDWCGSKGTHVACHSLIKIGRNLVCQECKEIDDRSRKIQKIKKKKRTPLKKRLLDNVEDKDDIDLEQKAKSEYPGPSSAIVKTNPTKKKTPDVPRNRSPVGSPGMSPGNVLRLEYQETDDDVDVVEDEDVNTCLSPLLSAQKENRSRNIPAATGSCEQKQKRRGRSRHRKRSRSSSSEYIPLSSIRHRLRSSSRGPTRHSRSRSHSLSEESHASGDLSHSPRGKRFSRRRMTNRSRSSSSDSLVNSRLRSASRKRKRSRSSSSESLVHKRLRSASRGRPREKKSSSSLESPGFSRTRSVSRKRKIIESPSKTASSKQNSKKTLAYDEVDGEILPVRPSSESKKRRKSVNHPFSAHGYKNKKRRKPKVKRMLISMEPELSYLSPVAQYQYGPDVITGSSEDSDIPLKEFTPKISQLEYGPSDIPVKVSSPKKSTAKPGGKEMTNTFELSSASSKIGSKQEKWTYSVELSSTKSQIKSRGKVSENISEEFKEGKLFSTNGKIQKVNGQLLMGSKKESMSPQKGSNKLNMSRSPKSGKQMKKTYKKRNKIDSKQMLINQWLKSSKDCRIDDKENNHNKFLTIKWQGNQYILMKTHEQNGNCLSTISPYICKSRQPSPNARASQLREERQPSPNTRASKVKEDILQNTNIGGLKLRDGMQQSPTTRSSQLRTGSPITRASKSPQPSPIINQTPRSLLTEDILQKISEKKSSLMKTYPLRFSNKPENGNVRCSLSTKFVDGESVNDSYPVIQSILNDQVTLKSSPKASRVTPSKMNSPVNHPVVEELNSSGSSDTLSYMDEDFLTSDDSDNKEPSEIETKYVIKRYDNVNGLEQVQVVLPSS; this is encoded by the exons AAATGTTACTGTTGTAAAAAGAAAGGTAGTACCATTGGCTGTGTTGTGGGATCTTGTTCTAAGAAATTTCACCTGGGATGTGGCAGGAAAGGAGGAACTCTTCATCAGTTCTTTGGTTCATTCAg gtCGTTTTGTCAGGATCATCGTCCACGGCAGATGGTACCAATATCAGACAGATTGGCATTTTATGGTACAGCTAATGCTCTATGTGCTATTTGTATGAATTCTGTAGAAGCTCGAGCATCAAATGAAACACTGAGAGCCCCTTGTTGTCGAAATTCATGGTTTCACAGATCATGTATACAG AAACATGCATCGACAGCAGGGTTGTATTTCTTCAAGTGTCCTCTATGTAACAACAAAGAAATGTTCCAGAATGAAATGTTAGAATTCGGTATACATATACCTGATCA AGATGCAGCATGGGAAACAGAACCAAATGCTTATAATGAGTTAATGGAGAGATACATGCATTGTGATGCTTTGTTATGTAGGTGTCCTAACGGCAGGAAGTACAATAGAGATGGCGG gAAATGGGAGATAACAACATGCGATTGGTGTGGGTCTAAAGGGACACATGTAGCGTGTCACAGTCTGATCAAAATTGGACGCAATTTAGTTTGTCAGGAATGTAAAGAAATAGATGATAGAT ctcgaaaaattcaaaagattaagaaaaagaaaagaactccTTTGAAGAAAAGACTTTTAGACAATGTGGAAGATAAGGACGATATTGATTTAGAACAAAAAGCAAAAAGTGAATATCCAGGACCAAGTTCTGctattgtaaaaacaaatccaacaaaaaagaaaacaccCGATGTACCAAGAAACAGGTCACCAGTAGGTTCACCTGGCATGTCACCTGGTAATGTATTACGTTTGGAATATCAGGAAACAGATGATGATGTCGATGTAGTTGAGGATGAAGATGTTAATACTTGTTTATCTCCCTTGTTGTCAGCTCAAAAAGAAAATCGTTCAAGGAATATACCAGCAGCTACAGGCAGTTGTGAACAGAAGCAAAAACGTCGGGGAAGGTCAAGGCATAGGAAACGGTCAAGGTCTTCCTCAAGTGAATATATCCCGTTGTCATCTATAAGACATAGGCTGAGATCTTCTTCGCGTGGACCGACACGACATAGCAGGAGTAGGTCTCATTCATTATCAGAAGAATCTCATGCTAGTGGAGATCTGTCCCACTCTCCTAGAGGAAAAAGGTTTAGTCGAAGGAGGATGACAAATAGATCTCGATCATCATCGTCAGACTCATTGGTTAATTCAAGATTGAGGTCAGCTTCTCGTAAAAGAAAGAGATCAAGATCGTCTTCATCAGAATCATTAGTGCATAAAAGGTTAAGGTCTGCTTCTCGTGGAAGACCACGTGAAAAAAAGTCATCTTCATCACTTGAATCACCAGGATTTTCCAGAACTCGATCAGTTTCTCGTAAACGTAAGATAATTGAATCTCCGTCAAAAACTGCCAGCTCCAAACAAAATTCAAAGAAGACATTAGCTTATGATGAAGTTGATGGAGAAATTTTGCCAGTAAGGCCATCATCTGAGAGCAAGAAACGGAGGAAAAGTGTAAATCACCCTTTTTCTGCCCATggatacaaaaataagaaaaggaGAAAACCAAAGGTTAAAAGAATGCTAATTAGCATGGAACCAGAACTGTCTTATCTGTCACCAGTCGCCCAGTATCAGTATGGTCCAGATGTCATCACTGGTAGTAGTGAAGATTCAGATATTCCTTTAAAAGAATTCACTCCGAAAATATCTCAATTAGAGTATGGACCTTCAGATATTCCTGTGAAAGTGTCCTCCCCGAAAAAGTCGACAGCTAAACCTGGTGGAAAGGAAATGACTAATACTTTTGAACTTTCTTCAGCTAGCTCAAAAATAGGGTCAAAACAAGAGAAATGGACTTATAGTGTAGAACTGTCTTCCACTAAATCACAGATTAAATCACGGGGAAAAGTTTCAGAAAACATCAGTGAGGAGTTCAAAGAAGGAAAACTTTTTTCAACTAATGGTAAAATTCAAAAAGTGAATGGTCAGTTGTTGATGGGTTCTAAAAAAGAATCAATGAGTCCTCAGAAAGGGAGCAACAAGTTGAATATGAGTAGATCTCCAAAAAGTggtaaacaaatgaaaaaaacttacaaaaagaGAAACAAGATAGATTCTAAACAAATGTTGATTAATCAGTGGCTGAAAAGCAGCAAAGATTGTAGAATAGATGATAAGGAAAATAATCACAACAAGTTCCTAACTATCAAGTGGCAAGGGAATCAGTATATACTCATGAAAACACATGAACAAAATGGCAACTGTTTGTCAACAATTTCTCCCTATATCTGTAAAAGTCGACAGCCAAGTCCCAATGCAAGAGCTTCACAGCTGAGGGAAGAAAGACAGCCAAGTCCCAATACTAGAGCATCTAAAGTTAAAGAAGACAtactacaaaatacaaatattggaGGTTTAAAATTAAGAGATGGTATGCAGCAAAGTCCAACTACCAGATCGTCACAACTGAGGACAGGAAGTCCAATTACAAGAGCATCTAAGAGTCCACAGCCAAGTCCAATAATTAACCAAACTCCCAGGTCACTTCTCACTGAAGACATCCTACAAAAAATATCAGAGAAGAAGTCTAGCTTGATGAAAACTTATCCACTTAGATTTTCAAATAAGCCTGAAAATGGCAATGTCAGGTGTTCACTGTCAACAAAATTTGTGGATGGTGAATCAGTGAATGATTCTTACCCAGTAATACAATCTATTCTTAATGACCAAGTCACATTGAAAAGTTCTCCAAAAGCGAGTAGAGTAACTCCGTCTAAGATGAACAGTCCTGTTAATCATCCGGTCGTGGAGGAATTGAACAGTTCGGGAAGTAGTGACACTTTAAGTTACATGGACGAGGATTTTCTTACGTCTGATGATTCAGACAATAAAGAGCCATCTGAAATCGAGACTAAGTATGTAATCAAGAGATATGACAATGTCAATGGCTTGGAACAAGTTCAGGTTGTACTGCCAAGCAGTTGA
- the LOC139516421 gene encoding serine/arginine repetitive matrix protein 2-like isoform X2: MPTKKKGRADLSISQLISLQDGETCVFCLSNEDKEEEYGKFIKKCGLQVHYFCMLFASGLCQRGKSEEHGIYGFLPEDIIKEIRRGSRLKCYCCKKKGSTIGCVVGSCSKKFHLGCGRKGGTLHQFFGSFRSFCQDHRPRQMVPISDRLAFYGTANALCAICMNSVEARASNETLRAPCCRNSWFHRSCIQKHASTAGLYFFKCPLCNNKEMFQNEMLEFGIHIPDQDAAWETEPNAYNELMERYMHCDALLCRCPNGRKYNRDGGKWEITTCDWCGSKGTHVACHSLIKIGRNLVCQECKEIDDRSRKIQKIKKKKRTPLKKRLLDNVEDKDDIDLEQKAKSEYPGPSSAIVKTNPTKKKTPDVPRNRSPVGSPGMSPGNVLRLEYQETDDDVDVVEDEDVNTCLSPLLSAQKENRSRNIPAATGSCEQKQKRRGRSRHRKRSRSSSSEYIPLSSIRHRLRSSSRGPTRHSRSRSHSLSEESHASGDLSHSPRGKRFSRRRMTNRSRSSSSDSLVNSRLRSASRKRKRSRSSSSESLVHKRLRSASRGRPREKKSSSSLESPGFSRTRSVSRKRKIIESPSKTASSKQNSKKTLAYDEVDGEILPVRPSSESKKRRKSVNHPFSAHGYKNKKRRKPKVKRMLISMEPELSYLSPVAQYQYGPDVITGSSEDSDIPLKEFTPKISQLEYGPSDIPVKVSSPKKSTAKPGGKEMTNTFELSSASSKIGSKQEKWTYSVELSSTKSQIKSRGKVSENISEEFKEGKLFSTNGKIQKVNGQLLMGSKKESMSPQKGSNKLNMSRSPKSGKQMKKTYKKRNKIDSKQMLINQWLKSSKDCRIDDKENNHNKFLTIKWQGNQYILMKTHEQNGNCLSTISPYICKSRQPSPNARASQLREERQPSPNTRASKVKEDILQNTNIGGLKLRDGMQQSPTTRSSQLRTGSPITRASKSPQPSPIINQTPRSLLTEDILQKISEKKSSLMKTYPLRFSNKPENGNVRCSLSTKFVDGESVNDSYPVIQSILNDQVTLKSSPKASRVTPSKMNSPVNHPVVEELNSSGSSDTLSYMDEDFLTSDDSDNKEPSEIETKYVIKRYDNVNGLEQVQVVLPSS, translated from the exons AAATGTTACTGTTGTAAAAAGAAAGGTAGTACCATTGGCTGTGTTGTGGGATCTTGTTCTAAGAAATTTCACCTGGGATGTGGCAGGAAAGGAGGAACTCTTCATCAGTTCTTTGGTTCATTCAg gtCGTTTTGTCAGGATCATCGTCCACGGCAGATGGTACCAATATCAGACAGATTGGCATTTTATGGTACAGCTAATGCTCTATGTGCTATTTGTATGAATTCTGTAGAAGCTCGAGCATCAAATGAAACACTGAGAGCCCCTTGTTGTCGAAATTCATGGTTTCACAGATCATGTATACAG AAACATGCATCGACAGCAGGGTTGTATTTCTTCAAGTGTCCTCTATGTAACAACAAAGAAATGTTCCAGAATGAAATGTTAGAATTCGGTATACATATACCTGATCA AGATGCAGCATGGGAAACAGAACCAAATGCTTATAATGAGTTAATGGAGAGATACATGCATTGTGATGCTTTGTTATGTAGGTGTCCTAACGGCAGGAAGTACAATAGAGATGGCGG gAAATGGGAGATAACAACATGCGATTGGTGTGGGTCTAAAGGGACACATGTAGCGTGTCACAGTCTGATCAAAATTGGACGCAATTTAGTTTGTCAGGAATGTAAAGAAATAGATGATAGAT ctcgaaaaattcaaaagattaagaaaaagaaaagaactccTTTGAAGAAAAGACTTTTAGACAATGTGGAAGATAAGGACGATATTGATTTAGAACAAAAAGCAAAAAGTGAATATCCAGGACCAAGTTCTGctattgtaaaaacaaatccaacaaaaaagaaaacaccCGATGTACCAAGAAACAGGTCACCAGTAGGTTCACCTGGCATGTCACCTGGTAATGTATTACGTTTGGAATATCAGGAAACAGATGATGATGTCGATGTAGTTGAGGATGAAGATGTTAATACTTGTTTATCTCCCTTGTTGTCAGCTCAAAAAGAAAATCGTTCAAGGAATATACCAGCAGCTACAGGCAGTTGTGAACAGAAGCAAAAACGTCGGGGAAGGTCAAGGCATAGGAAACGGTCAAGGTCTTCCTCAAGTGAATATATCCCGTTGTCATCTATAAGACATAGGCTGAGATCTTCTTCGCGTGGACCGACACGACATAGCAGGAGTAGGTCTCATTCATTATCAGAAGAATCTCATGCTAGTGGAGATCTGTCCCACTCTCCTAGAGGAAAAAGGTTTAGTCGAAGGAGGATGACAAATAGATCTCGATCATCATCGTCAGACTCATTGGTTAATTCAAGATTGAGGTCAGCTTCTCGTAAAAGAAAGAGATCAAGATCGTCTTCATCAGAATCATTAGTGCATAAAAGGTTAAGGTCTGCTTCTCGTGGAAGACCACGTGAAAAAAAGTCATCTTCATCACTTGAATCACCAGGATTTTCCAGAACTCGATCAGTTTCTCGTAAACGTAAGATAATTGAATCTCCGTCAAAAACTGCCAGCTCCAAACAAAATTCAAAGAAGACATTAGCTTATGATGAAGTTGATGGAGAAATTTTGCCAGTAAGGCCATCATCTGAGAGCAAGAAACGGAGGAAAAGTGTAAATCACCCTTTTTCTGCCCATggatacaaaaataagaaaaggaGAAAACCAAAGGTTAAAAGAATGCTAATTAGCATGGAACCAGAACTGTCTTATCTGTCACCAGTCGCCCAGTATCAGTATGGTCCAGATGTCATCACTGGTAGTAGTGAAGATTCAGATATTCCTTTAAAAGAATTCACTCCGAAAATATCTCAATTAGAGTATGGACCTTCAGATATTCCTGTGAAAGTGTCCTCCCCGAAAAAGTCGACAGCTAAACCTGGTGGAAAGGAAATGACTAATACTTTTGAACTTTCTTCAGCTAGCTCAAAAATAGGGTCAAAACAAGAGAAATGGACTTATAGTGTAGAACTGTCTTCCACTAAATCACAGATTAAATCACGGGGAAAAGTTTCAGAAAACATCAGTGAGGAGTTCAAAGAAGGAAAACTTTTTTCAACTAATGGTAAAATTCAAAAAGTGAATGGTCAGTTGTTGATGGGTTCTAAAAAAGAATCAATGAGTCCTCAGAAAGGGAGCAACAAGTTGAATATGAGTAGATCTCCAAAAAGTggtaaacaaatgaaaaaaacttacaaaaagaGAAACAAGATAGATTCTAAACAAATGTTGATTAATCAGTGGCTGAAAAGCAGCAAAGATTGTAGAATAGATGATAAGGAAAATAATCACAACAAGTTCCTAACTATCAAGTGGCAAGGGAATCAGTATATACTCATGAAAACACATGAACAAAATGGCAACTGTTTGTCAACAATTTCTCCCTATATCTGTAAAAGTCGACAGCCAAGTCCCAATGCAAGAGCTTCACAGCTGAGGGAAGAAAGACAGCCAAGTCCCAATACTAGAGCATCTAAAGTTAAAGAAGACAtactacaaaatacaaatattggaGGTTTAAAATTAAGAGATGGTATGCAGCAAAGTCCAACTACCAGATCGTCACAACTGAGGACAGGAAGTCCAATTACAAGAGCATCTAAGAGTCCACAGCCAAGTCCAATAATTAACCAAACTCCCAGGTCACTTCTCACTGAAGACATCCTACAAAAAATATCAGAGAAGAAGTCTAGCTTGATGAAAACTTATCCACTTAGATTTTCAAATAAGCCTGAAAATGGCAATGTCAGGTGTTCACTGTCAACAAAATTTGTGGATGGTGAATCAGTGAATGATTCTTACCCAGTAATACAATCTATTCTTAATGACCAAGTCACATTGAAAAGTTCTCCAAAAGCGAGTAGAGTAACTCCGTCTAAGATGAACAGTCCTGTTAATCATCCGGTCGTGGAGGAATTGAACAGTTCGGGAAGTAGTGACACTTTAAGTTACATGGACGAGGATTTTCTTACGTCTGATGATTCAGACAATAAAGAGCCATCTGAAATCGAGACTAAGTATGTAATCAAGAGATATGACAATGTCAATGGCTTGGAACAAGTTCAGGTTGTACTGCCAAGCAGTTGA